One window from the genome of Candidatus Limnocylindrales bacterium encodes:
- a CDS encoding class I SAM-dependent methyltransferase translates to MIQQNHYTTQIYWDEVLEEIRCSSPIEIWRAYMRRVYKRLLQDWLPIGNPGRGLKTDLFEEAVSDHHLLPDLGPGSVGLDHSSAIVQAARHRLLGKDGGSLFVVGDLRQIPLKSETVKYILAGSSLDHFPDKADIAKSLAELVRILAPGGILIITLDNPHNPIVWLRNHLPFTWLNRLHLVPYYVGATYNLIEARHQLEALGLIVTHVTAVSHVPRAPAIWLLTLLERLGWKVLEAPMERILDSFESLERWSIRYQTGYYLALRAEKQARLAEKRTFLLDEAMQSTSRSYAEEGVQT, encoded by the coding sequence ATGATTCAACAAAACCATTATACCACACAAATTTACTGGGACGAAGTCCTGGAAGAAATCCGTTGTAGTTCCCCCATAGAAATATGGCGGGCTTATATGCGGCGGGTTTATAAACGCCTCCTTCAAGATTGGTTACCGATTGGTAACCCGGGGCGTGGTCTGAAAACAGATCTGTTTGAAGAGGCGGTGAGTGATCATCACCTCTTGCCCGATTTGGGACCGGGTAGCGTTGGTCTCGATCACTCTTCGGCGATCGTTCAGGCTGCCCGGCATCGACTTTTAGGAAAAGATGGCGGATCCCTTTTCGTGGTGGGAGATTTACGTCAGATTCCTTTAAAATCAGAAACCGTAAAGTACATCCTGGCCGGATCCTCACTGGACCACTTTCCGGATAAGGCAGATATAGCTAAAAGCCTGGCCGAGTTAGTCCGTATACTGGCTCCCGGAGGAATTTTAATAATCACCCTGGACAATCCCCACAATCCCATTGTCTGGTTGCGTAATCACCTGCCTTTTACCTGGTTGAATCGTTTGCACCTTGTACCCTACTATGTAGGTGCGACGTACAACCTCATAGAAGCCCGTCACCAACTCGAAGCCTTAGGATTAATTGTAACCCATGTCACGGCAGTTTCCCATGTCCCCCGGGCCCCGGCCATTTGGTTACTGACCCTCCTGGAGCGCCTGGGCTGGAAAGTTTTAGAAGCCCCCATGGAGCGTATATTGGATAGCTTTGAGAGTTTGGAACGTTGGTCGATCCGGTATCAAACCGGTTACTATCTCGCTCTTCGTGCCGAGAAACAAGCACGTCTTGCTGAGAAACGAACTTTTCTATTGGACGAGGCAATGCAAAGTACCTCGAGATCTTATGCCGAGGAAGGAGTGCAAACATGA
- a CDS encoding glycosyltransferase, with amino-acid sequence MNRLEKENTTPDISICIATFRRPQGLTRLLDSLQRLSGTKDFTLEIIVIDNDAAETARPVVEELKSRYTCLRYGVEPRQNISHARNRAVEQARGTWIAFIDDDEVAGENWLAEYWQMIRKIPGDGYFGPVLPRLEKAGPSWLDPEVFFSRPRYPSGTRLKFYQTRTGNAFIRRSLFNRHKFDPFYGLTGGGDTELFSRMMESGAKFFWCDTAQVFEYIPSHRLTFKWLLQRAFRKGVAYTYLQRRRSPRYSRQMIELLKALAGIFVFASILPLEVFRGRTAILKGLLRLCVQVGHLWAFLNLTYEEYKVEGMIPGN; translated from the coding sequence ATGAACAGATTGGAAAAAGAAAATACAACTCCGGATATTTCCATTTGTATTGCCACCTTTCGTCGACCGCAGGGTCTGACCCGACTACTCGATAGTTTACAGCGACTCTCGGGTACAAAGGATTTCACCTTGGAAATCATCGTGATCGATAACGATGCTGCAGAGACGGCCCGGCCTGTTGTGGAGGAACTGAAGAGTAGGTATACCTGCCTGAGATACGGGGTTGAGCCAAGACAGAATATCTCCCACGCCCGGAACCGGGCTGTAGAGCAGGCCCGAGGGACCTGGATTGCTTTTATTGATGATGATGAAGTAGCCGGAGAAAACTGGCTTGCGGAATATTGGCAGATGATCCGTAAAATCCCCGGAGACGGTTATTTCGGTCCTGTACTACCCCGGCTGGAGAAAGCTGGTCCTTCCTGGCTAGACCCGGAGGTTTTTTTTAGCAGACCCCGCTATCCCAGCGGTACCAGGTTAAAGTTTTATCAAACCCGTACGGGTAATGCTTTCATCCGCCGTTCCCTTTTTAATCGACATAAGTTTGATCCCTTTTACGGTCTTACGGGGGGTGGAGACACCGAACTTTTCTCACGGATGATGGAGAGTGGGGCAAAATTTTTTTGGTGTGATACAGCCCAGGTGTTTGAATATATTCCTTCACATCGTTTAACCTTCAAATGGCTCCTGCAGCGTGCCTTTCGCAAGGGTGTGGCTTATACTTACCTGCAGAGACGACGATCCCCACGCTACTCCCGACAGATGATTGAGCTCCTGAAGGCCCTGGCAGGTATTTTTGTTTTTGCCTCTATTCTGCCGCTGGAAGTATTTCGCGGCCGTACTGCTATCCTCAAGGGGCTCTTACGCCTTTGTGTTCAAGTCGGGCATCTATGGGCCTTCTTGAACCTGACCTACGAAGAATACAAAGTCGAAGGGATGATACCCGGAAATTAA
- a CDS encoding glycosyltransferase, which produces MIDVSIVVPFHNSERYLMECIEGLLSQDYPRERYEIVMVDNNSTDASVRIVKRYPRVRLISEGRRGAYAARNRGVREAKGKIIAFTDSDCVPFKDWLQGIKEAMAHPEVGIVIGSLRFARDSFLLSLLADYENEKDHYVFTSKIKELYYGYAGNMAIRKELFAEIGPFVERIRGSDTIFIHQCMAKYSCEVVHYSPQIRVRHLEIDGVGKHFQKVFIYGKSSQKYRKIVAARPLTQRERFLVFWRTVRNRDYSWLKAMVLLGLLVVGFGYWVLGSRNLIQNFKQRGMILRLRKLRRNWHKKRKMTTEGG; this is translated from the coding sequence ATGATAGACGTTTCCATTGTTGTACCCTTCCACAATTCGGAGCGATATCTTATGGAGTGTATTGAAGGATTACTTTCCCAGGACTATCCCCGGGAACGGTATGAGATTGTCATGGTTGATAATAATTCCACCGACGCCTCAGTCAGGATTGTGAAACGATATCCCCGGGTCAGGCTGATCTCGGAAGGAAGGCGAGGGGCTTACGCAGCCCGTAACCGAGGGGTCCGGGAGGCAAAGGGTAAGATTATTGCCTTTACCGACTCCGATTGTGTCCCCTTCAAGGACTGGTTACAGGGAATAAAGGAGGCCATGGCCCATCCCGAGGTTGGCATCGTCATAGGAAGTCTCCGATTTGCCAGAGACTCTTTTTTACTCTCCCTGCTGGCCGACTATGAGAATGAAAAAGACCACTATGTCTTCACCAGTAAAATAAAAGAACTCTATTACGGCTATGCAGGAAATATGGCCATTCGAAAGGAACTATTTGCCGAAATAGGGCCATTTGTCGAAAGGATCCGAGGATCTGATACCATTTTCATTCACCAATGTATGGCCAAGTATTCTTGCGAAGTGGTTCATTATTCTCCCCAAATTCGGGTACGGCACCTGGAAATCGATGGGGTCGGTAAACATTTCCAGAAAGTTTTTATTTACGGAAAGAGCAGTCAAAAATACCGTAAGATTGTAGCTGCCAGACCCTTGACCCAGAGGGAGAGGTTTCTAGTCTTTTGGAGAACCGTACGAAATCGAGACTATTCGTGGTTGAAAGCCATGGTCCTTCTCGGTCTCCTGGTTGTTGGTTTTGGATACTGGGTCTTGGGCAGTAGAAACCTTATCCAGAATTTTAAGCAAAGGGGGATGATTTTACGACTTAGAAAATTAAGAAGGAATTGGCATAAGAAACGGAAGATGACAACGGAAGGAGGGTAG
- a CDS encoding glycosyltransferase family 39 protein: MELGNSYHRSVQSILYLLLLGSLVLLLATKGITHEEIVSLQGDMPRYLMNGVYFYDLLKDLPLTHAMAYTYQYYARYPALSLGHHPLLLSVAEVPFYTVLGVSVFSARWAIVFFMLGAVIAWFFLIKTLYDEKIALFSSALFATTPFIVGFSRVVLSEIPTLALILVTAYFFYRFVQTDKSKYAYAFAISFSLSVYAKHLAIFMLPIFLLYLLLTRGVRKLLAKEVILAVILTFLLLLPLIPLTLKFSQTNISWVAQKSLSSRVGLSPILYYPRALWQEQLTLPVLILSLVSLGGSLYRRDKRAILFLLWIGIFYVEITCTGAREARYSIYWIPAFCLFAATSVHLFPYRSWKILLSSLLIFTVAYQTYLAFLSQPEYAEGYESAAQYVTENRKGESILFSADIDSGYFVFFTRKHDPYRDLIVLRADKMLVTSRMDYIVEERITRRDQIYEILRNFGVGYVVMEDKPFKSSPLEWLREEVKTDKFVLRKRIPISSNRSTLQGVTLAIYEYKDYVPPVRGRILTMNIPLMGDSIKIQFDDLFHPP; the protein is encoded by the coding sequence ATGGAATTAGGGAATTCTTATCACCGTTCGGTTCAATCAATTCTATATCTCCTTCTCCTGGGTAGTCTGGTGCTTCTGCTGGCAACAAAAGGGATAACCCACGAGGAGATTGTCTCTCTCCAAGGAGATATGCCCCGGTATCTCATGAACGGGGTTTACTTTTATGATCTCCTAAAGGATCTCCCCCTTACCCATGCCATGGCGTATACCTACCAATACTATGCAAGGTACCCGGCCCTTTCCCTGGGACATCATCCCCTCCTCTTAAGTGTGGCCGAAGTTCCTTTTTATACAGTTTTAGGAGTTTCCGTCTTTTCCGCAAGGTGGGCCATTGTCTTCTTTATGTTGGGGGCGGTTATCGCCTGGTTTTTCTTAATAAAAACCCTCTACGATGAAAAGATTGCTTTGTTTTCGTCTGCCTTATTTGCAACCACTCCTTTTATCGTCGGCTTCTCTAGAGTTGTTCTATCTGAGATTCCCACTCTAGCTCTTATCCTGGTCACCGCGTATTTCTTTTATAGATTTGTTCAAACAGATAAAAGCAAATATGCCTATGCCTTTGCGATAAGCTTCTCATTAAGCGTCTACGCCAAACATCTGGCCATCTTCATGCTTCCCATCTTCTTGCTTTATCTCCTTTTGACCCGGGGGGTTCGGAAGCTCCTGGCAAAAGAAGTCATTCTGGCCGTCATTCTTACTTTTTTGCTTCTTCTTCCCCTTATTCCCTTAACCCTTAAATTTTCCCAGACCAATATCTCCTGGGTAGCCCAGAAGTCTCTATCTTCCAGAGTCGGATTATCCCCTATCCTGTATTATCCCCGGGCTCTCTGGCAAGAGCAACTGACTTTACCGGTTTTGATCCTTAGTCTGGTTTCTCTGGGCGGATCCTTATACCGAAGGGATAAACGGGCCATCTTATTTTTACTGTGGATCGGGATCTTTTACGTAGAAATTACCTGTACCGGGGCCAGGGAGGCTCGCTATAGCATTTATTGGATTCCGGCTTTTTGTCTTTTTGCGGCCACCTCCGTTCATCTTTTTCCCTATCGTTCCTGGAAAATTCTTCTTTCCTCCCTTCTTATTTTCACTGTGGCCTATCAAACATACCTTGCTTTTCTATCCCAACCTGAATATGCCGAAGGGTACGAATCAGCAGCCCAGTATGTAACCGAGAATAGAAAGGGAGAAAGCATTTTATTCAGCGCCGATATAGATTCCGGCTACTTTGTATTTTTCACCAGAAAACACGACCCCTATCGAGATTTGATTGTGCTTCGGGCCGATAAGATGCTGGTCACTTCCCGGATGGATTACATTGTTGAAGAACGGATTACCCGTCGAGATCAGATCTATGAGATCCTTCGGAATTTTGGCGTAGGGTATGTGGTCATGGAGGATAAACCGTTTAAATCCTCCCCCTTAGAATGGCTAAGGGAAGAAGTTAAAACGGATAAATTTGTGTTACGTAAAAGAATCCCCATCTCTTCTAACCGTTCTACGCTCCAGGGGGTTACGCTGGCCATTTATGAGTACAAAGACTATGTTCCTCCGGTCAGGGGAAGAATCCTCACGATGAATATTCCCCTTATGGGGGACTCCATTAAAATTCAGTTTGATGATTTATTCCATCCCCCTTAG